In Rubrivirga marina, the following are encoded in one genomic region:
- a CDS encoding amylo-alpha-1,6-glucosidase has protein sequence MRLFTCLVLLAVSASAQVPDGLVPRFAFPESGPLLERTTTTGAFFDVVGGRSAVFGYENRPFEAWVYPLKIFEDARLTFNLEAYPVPSDGLQIMRRIEVRPEATTLVYTHPAFTVRQTILAPIDEAGIVMLLDVDAIRPLTIGMELRPDLGLMWPAGLMTGFVGFDAERGRYFTGEETQRFYGVFGSPLAVDVSVQPYQEEPQDVPTRFEMRVAPEVARDYLVPVVITGSTTGRADAEAAYDRILGSIPALFEETAAHYRGLDETMRVDTPDDRLDEAFAWAKVGMDKGVATSPDLGTGLVAGYRTSGNSERPGFAWFFGRDALWTALATTAVGDLQTTRDALAFLAQFQRDDGKIPHEISQSAAYLDWFEDYPYAWASADATPLFVIALADYWRQSGDDAFTRELFPVARRAYAFTAATDTDGNGLVENTGVGHGWVEGGELYPPHEELYQQAVFVQAARSLAELADALGEAGAAEARAAADRTLAAAEATYWHDADGFYAVATAFPGAPTLSERSGPLTDADMRENTGFLSAANRDLGDLEVVRENTALQAVPLWWGLFADARAQQAVTAVGGGGIATDWGARILDKDSDRYDPLSYHNGSVWALFTGWTSMGAYRYGRPHVGAQALYANALLTRQDALGYVTELLSGDYNTAFGRSSHHQIWSEAMVATPLVRGLLGIEVSEGGRRVRVAPQLPIDWDAVTVANAPAGDGTYRFRLGRTAEEVLVSLSGLDAEVEVAPALPLDAVVARATVNGEEVPFETVRQGDVQRPTVRVAASESTDVRFELDRFGTDVAVRYEPADPGDVSRQVRVLRSVASDDALRLVLEGRAGETYTLGLVTDREVGEIEAEGARATLLRAAVQTQPPTYALTVTFDGTPGRSGYVRREIAVPLR, from the coding sequence ATGCGGCTCTTCACGTGTCTCGTCCTGTTGGCGGTGTCCGCCAGCGCCCAGGTCCCCGACGGGCTCGTCCCGCGTTTCGCGTTCCCGGAGAGCGGGCCGCTGCTGGAGCGGACGACCACGACCGGCGCGTTCTTCGACGTCGTCGGCGGGCGGTCGGCCGTGTTCGGGTACGAGAACCGGCCGTTCGAGGCGTGGGTCTACCCGCTGAAGATCTTCGAGGACGCCCGCCTCACGTTCAACCTGGAGGCCTACCCGGTGCCGTCGGACGGGCTCCAGATCATGCGGCGGATCGAGGTCCGCCCGGAGGCCACGACGCTCGTCTACACGCACCCCGCGTTCACCGTCCGCCAGACGATCCTCGCGCCCATCGACGAGGCGGGGATCGTGATGCTCCTCGACGTCGACGCGATCCGGCCGCTGACGATCGGGATGGAGCTGCGGCCGGACCTCGGGCTCATGTGGCCGGCCGGCCTGATGACCGGGTTCGTCGGGTTCGACGCCGAGCGCGGGCGGTACTTCACGGGGGAAGAGACCCAGCGGTTCTACGGCGTCTTCGGCTCGCCGCTGGCGGTCGACGTGAGCGTCCAGCCGTACCAGGAGGAGCCGCAGGACGTCCCGACGCGGTTCGAGATGCGCGTCGCGCCCGAGGTCGCGCGGGACTACCTCGTCCCGGTCGTGATCACCGGGAGCACCACGGGCCGCGCCGACGCCGAGGCGGCCTACGACCGGATCCTCGGCTCCATCCCGGCGCTGTTCGAGGAGACCGCCGCGCACTACCGCGGCCTCGACGAGACCATGCGGGTCGACACGCCCGACGACCGGCTCGACGAGGCGTTCGCGTGGGCGAAGGTCGGGATGGACAAGGGCGTCGCCACGAGCCCCGACCTCGGGACCGGCCTCGTCGCCGGCTACCGGACGTCCGGCAACTCGGAGCGGCCCGGCTTCGCGTGGTTCTTCGGCCGCGACGCCCTCTGGACGGCCCTCGCCACGACGGCCGTCGGCGACCTCCAGACGACCCGCGACGCGCTCGCCTTCCTCGCCCAGTTCCAGCGCGACGACGGCAAGATCCCCCACGAGATCAGCCAGTCTGCCGCTTACCTCGACTGGTTCGAGGACTACCCCTACGCCTGGGCCTCGGCCGACGCGACGCCGCTCTTCGTGATCGCCCTGGCGGACTACTGGCGCCAGTCGGGGGACGACGCGTTCACCCGGGAGCTCTTCCCGGTGGCCCGGCGCGCCTACGCCTTCACGGCCGCCACCGACACCGACGGCAACGGGCTCGTCGAGAACACGGGCGTCGGGCACGGGTGGGTCGAGGGCGGCGAGCTGTACCCGCCGCACGAGGAGCTGTACCAGCAGGCCGTGTTCGTCCAGGCCGCCCGGAGCCTCGCCGAGCTGGCCGACGCGCTCGGCGAGGCCGGCGCGGCCGAGGCCCGCGCCGCCGCCGACCGTACGCTCGCCGCCGCCGAAGCGACGTACTGGCACGACGCCGACGGCTTCTACGCTGTCGCCACGGCGTTCCCCGGCGCCCCGACGCTCAGCGAGCGGAGCGGCCCGCTGACTGACGCCGACATGCGCGAGAACACGGGCTTCCTGAGCGCCGCCAACCGCGACCTGGGCGACCTCGAGGTCGTCCGCGAGAACACCGCGCTCCAGGCCGTCCCGCTCTGGTGGGGCCTCTTCGCCGACGCCCGCGCCCAGCAGGCCGTCACGGCGGTCGGCGGCGGCGGCATCGCGACCGACTGGGGGGCGCGGATCCTCGACAAGGACAGCGACCGCTACGACCCGCTGAGCTACCACAACGGCTCGGTCTGGGCCCTCTTCACGGGCTGGACGAGCATGGGCGCCTACCGCTACGGCCGGCCGCACGTCGGCGCGCAGGCGCTCTACGCGAACGCGCTCCTGACACGGCAGGACGCGCTCGGCTACGTCACGGAGCTCCTCTCCGGCGACTACAACACGGCGTTCGGGCGGAGCAGCCACCACCAGATCTGGTCCGAGGCCATGGTCGCCACGCCGCTCGTCCGCGGGCTGTTGGGGATCGAGGTCTCCGAAGGCGGTCGGCGCGTCCGCGTCGCGCCGCAGCTCCCGATCGACTGGGACGCGGTGACCGTGGCGAACGCGCCGGCCGGGGACGGCACCTACCGGTTCCGCCTCGGGCGCACCGCGGAGGAGGTCCTCGTGTCCCTGTCGGGCCTCGACGCCGAGGTCGAGGTCGCCCCGGCCCTGCCGCTCGACGCCGTCGTGGCCCGGGCGACCGTCAACGGCGAGGAGGTTCCCTTCGAGACGGTCCGCCAGGGCGACGTGCAGCGGCCGACGGTCCGCGTCGCGGCCTCGGAGAGCACCGACGTCCGGTTCGAACTGGACCGGTTTGGGACCGACGTCGCCGTCCGCTACGAGCCGGCCGATCCGGGCGACGTGAGCCGGCAGGTCCGCGTCCTCCGGTCCGTTGCCTCCGACGACGCGCTCCGCCTCGTGCTAGAGGGCCGCGCGGGGGAGACGTACACGCTCGGCCTCGTGACGGACCGCGAGGTGGGCGAGATCGAAGCGGAGGGCGCGCGGGCCACGTTGTTGCGGGCGGCCGTCCAGACGCAGCCCCCCACCTACGCCCTCACCGTCACGTTCGACGGCACGCCTGGACGCTCGGGCTACGTTCGGCGGGAGATCGCCGTCCCTCTCCGGTAG
- a CDS encoding glycerol-3-phosphate dehydrogenase/oxidase, whose translation MNRDTMRRAIDAADHPWDFVIVGGGATGLGCAIEAASRGYRPLLLEQSDFAKGTSSRSTKLVHGGVRYLQQGNVSLVLEALKERGILLKNAPHLVHDLAFVVPNYTWWEGPFYGVGMKVYDLLAGRSGFGKSKHLSKEKTMERLPTIEPEGLDGGVIYYDGQFDDARLALNMAQTAAEQGATLLTYSEVTGLLKADDGEITGVVATDLEAGDSFEVPARVVINATGVWTDSVRRMDDPDVRPMIQPSQGVHIVLDRRFLPGDSAIMVPKTDDGRVLFAIPWHDSVVVGTTDTPIDGTPLEPKPFEEEVAFLLRHAARYLTDDPAREDVRSVFVGIRPLVADPDAGGTSAISRDHTLHIAESGLVTITGGKWTTYRKMAEDTIDQAATLAGLDDRDSVTARLQLHGAHDNAEAFGDLRAYGSDAPALQALMREDEALAERLHERRPVLAVQVVWAARHEMARTVEDVLARRTRELFLDARAAIDMAPRVAGLLAAELGRDAEWERTQVEAFTALAQQYLLTDETLPSAPTA comes from the coding sequence ATGAACCGAGACACCATGCGCCGCGCGATCGACGCGGCCGACCACCCCTGGGACTTCGTCATCGTCGGCGGCGGCGCGACGGGGCTCGGGTGCGCCATCGAGGCCGCCTCGCGCGGCTACCGACCGCTGCTCCTGGAGCAGTCCGATTTCGCCAAGGGCACGTCGTCGCGGTCGACGAAGCTCGTCCATGGCGGCGTGCGGTACCTCCAGCAGGGCAACGTGTCGCTCGTGCTGGAGGCGCTGAAGGAGCGCGGCATCCTGCTCAAGAACGCGCCCCACCTCGTCCACGACCTCGCGTTCGTCGTCCCGAACTACACGTGGTGGGAGGGGCCGTTCTACGGCGTGGGGATGAAGGTGTACGACCTGCTCGCCGGGCGGTCCGGCTTCGGCAAGAGCAAGCACCTCTCGAAGGAGAAGACGATGGAGCGCCTGCCGACCATCGAGCCGGAGGGCCTCGACGGCGGCGTGATCTACTACGACGGCCAGTTCGACGACGCCCGCCTCGCGCTCAACATGGCGCAGACGGCGGCCGAGCAGGGCGCGACGCTCCTCACGTACAGTGAGGTCACGGGCCTCCTCAAGGCCGACGACGGCGAGATCACGGGCGTCGTCGCGACCGATCTCGAAGCGGGCGACTCGTTCGAGGTCCCGGCCCGGGTCGTCATCAACGCGACGGGCGTGTGGACTGACTCGGTCCGTCGGATGGACGACCCGGACGTCCGGCCGATGATCCAGCCCAGCCAGGGCGTGCACATCGTGCTCGACCGGCGCTTCCTGCCCGGCGACAGCGCCATCATGGTGCCGAAGACCGACGACGGCCGCGTCCTCTTCGCGATCCCGTGGCACGACTCGGTCGTGGTCGGCACGACCGACACGCCGATCGACGGGACGCCCCTGGAGCCGAAGCCGTTCGAGGAGGAGGTCGCGTTCCTCCTCCGCCACGCGGCCCGCTATCTCACCGACGACCCGGCCCGCGAGGACGTCCGGAGCGTGTTCGTCGGCATCCGCCCGCTCGTGGCCGACCCCGACGCCGGGGGCACCTCGGCGATCTCGCGCGACCACACGCTCCACATCGCCGAGTCGGGCCTCGTGACCATCACGGGCGGGAAGTGGACGACGTACCGGAAGATGGCCGAGGACACGATCGACCAGGCCGCCACGCTCGCCGGCCTCGACGACCGCGACTCGGTCACGGCCCGGCTCCAGCTCCACGGCGCCCACGACAACGCCGAGGCGTTCGGCGACCTCCGCGCCTACGGCTCCGACGCGCCCGCCCTCCAGGCCCTCATGCGCGAGGACGAGGCGCTGGCGGAGCGGCTCCACGAGCGGCGGCCCGTCCTCGCCGTGCAGGTCGTGTGGGCCGCGCGCCACGAGATGGCGCGGACCGTCGAGGACGTCCTCGCCCGCCGCACGCGCGAGCTGTTCTTGGACGCCCGCGCCGCGATCGACATGGCGCCGCGCGTGGCCGGGCTGCTCGCCGCCGAACTCGGCCGCGACGCCGAGTGGGAACGCACCCAGGTCGAGGCGTTCACGGCCCTCGCCCAACAGTACCTCTTGACAGACGAGACGCTGCCCTCGGCGCCGACGGCGTGA
- a CDS encoding DUF4177 domain-containing protein, producing MPHPFDMMEYKVEARTYYTKMTTNANHIAESSQEEVQEIIDGYAADGWRLVSTDATSFGLAVYVYLYFERDR from the coding sequence GTGCCCCACCCCTTTGACATGATGGAATACAAGGTCGAAGCCCGGACGTACTACACGAAAATGACGACCAACGCGAACCACATCGCGGAGTCCTCGCAGGAGGAGGTCCAGGAGATCATCGACGGCTACGCGGCCGACGGCTGGCGGCTGGTCTCGACCGACGCGACGTCGTTCGGATTGGCGGTCTACGTCTACCTCTACTTCGAGCGAGACCGGTAG
- the glpK gene encoding glycerol kinase GlpK, with protein sequence MPQYVLALDQGTTSSRAILFDQAGSIQAVAQKEFEQHFPKPGWVEHDPEEIWSSQVGVATEALTRAGLRPRDVAAIGITNQRETAVVWDRRTGKPVFNAIVWQDRRTAPFCTQLKEQGHEATVRAKTGLVIDSYFSGTKVRWILDHVDGAREAAEAGHLAFGTVDSWLVWNLTDGALHMTDVTNASRTLMYNIHTGDWDDELLDLLGVPRSMLPEVRSSSEVYANTSGEIFSSQTPIAGIAGDQQAATFGQRCVEPGMAKNTYGTGSFMLLNTGTEAVESTNQLLTTVAWKLGDAPVEYALEGSVFVTGSAVQWLRDGLQIIRSAPEVEALAGSVEDTDGVYLVPAYTGLGAPHWDPYARGTIVGITRGTTAAHIARATLEGIAFQVADVLTAMKKDAGIELQELRVDGGAAANDLLMQIQADLLQAPIVRPAVTETTALGAAYLAGLAVGYWGSAEEISAQWQLDKRFEPQMSADEAEARHAHWRRALDRARGWAEDDA encoded by the coding sequence ATGCCGCAGTACGTCCTCGCCCTCGACCAAGGCACCACGTCCTCCCGCGCCATCCTCTTCGACCAGGCCGGCTCGATCCAGGCCGTCGCCCAGAAGGAGTTCGAGCAGCACTTCCCGAAGCCCGGCTGGGTGGAGCACGACCCCGAGGAGATCTGGTCGTCGCAGGTCGGGGTGGCGACGGAGGCGCTGACGCGGGCCGGGCTCCGCCCCCGCGACGTGGCCGCCATCGGGATCACGAACCAGCGCGAGACGGCCGTCGTGTGGGACCGCCGGACGGGCAAGCCGGTGTTCAACGCCATCGTGTGGCAGGACCGCCGGACGGCCCCGTTCTGCACCCAGCTCAAGGAGCAGGGGCACGAGGCGACGGTCCGGGCCAAAACCGGCCTTGTGATCGACAGCTACTTCTCCGGCACCAAGGTCCGCTGGATCCTCGACCACGTCGACGGCGCCCGTGAGGCCGCCGAGGCCGGCCACCTCGCCTTCGGGACCGTCGACAGCTGGCTCGTCTGGAACCTCACCGACGGCGCCCTCCACATGACCGACGTCACGAACGCCTCGCGGACGTTGATGTACAACATCCACACGGGCGACTGGGACGACGAGCTGCTCGACTTGCTCGGCGTGCCGCGCTCGATGCTGCCGGAGGTCCGGTCGTCCTCGGAGGTCTACGCGAACACGAGCGGCGAGATCTTCTCGTCGCAGACGCCGATCGCGGGGATCGCGGGCGACCAGCAGGCGGCCACGTTCGGGCAGCGCTGCGTGGAGCCGGGCATGGCCAAGAACACCTACGGCACGGGCTCCTTCATGCTGCTCAACACGGGCACGGAGGCCGTCGAGTCCACCAACCAGCTCCTCACGACGGTGGCCTGGAAGCTGGGCGACGCGCCGGTGGAGTACGCGCTGGAGGGGAGCGTCTTCGTGACGGGCTCGGCCGTCCAGTGGCTCCGCGACGGGCTCCAGATCATCCGCTCGGCGCCCGAGGTCGAGGCGCTGGCGGGCTCGGTCGAGGACACCGACGGCGTCTACCTCGTCCCGGCCTACACCGGGCTGGGCGCGCCGCACTGGGACCCGTACGCCCGCGGCACGATCGTCGGCATCACGCGCGGGACGACGGCGGCCCACATCGCGCGCGCCACGCTCGAGGGCATCGCCTTCCAGGTGGCCGACGTGCTGACGGCCATGAAGAAGGACGCCGGCATCGAGCTCCAGGAGCTCCGCGTCGACGGCGGCGCGGCCGCGAACGACCTCCTGATGCAGATCCAGGCCGACCTCCTGCAGGCCCCGATCGTCCGCCCGGCGGTGACCGAGACGACGGCACTCGGGGCGGCGTACCTCGCCGGCCTCGCCGTCGGCTACTGGGGCTCGGCCGAGGAGATCTCGGCCCAGTGGCAGCTCGACAAGCGGTTCGAGCCGCAGATGTCCGCGGACGAGGCCGAGGCCCGCCACGCCCACTGGCGCCGCGCCCTCGACCGCGCCCGCGGCTGGGCCGAGGACGACGCCTGA
- a CDS encoding CRTAC1 family protein — protein MTSARLALLILLAAAAAGCDPAPERAEGTQRMADTLAARAAAAEAAPMPYFVLNTDRADRLEAALGRYRGDDLLRARFDLARERLQAGDTDAAIAQLVDLGERAGGVGALDGPARPVYDLLATAYLRRGEQANCLANHHAGEVCVLPFRGAAVHDDPDGARRAADVLADLLEAAPTDLGSRWLLNVAHHALGSYPEGVPEAWRIDGLDAPGDARWTNVAPHRGAAVDGISGGVSAEDFDGDGDPDLLVTSYGLRDPIRYFENDGGRFAEQTEAAGLGGLTGGLNTVHGDVDNDGDADVLVLRGGWFGVVGDWPNSLLLNDGTGRFEDVTYAAGLGSEHPTQTAAFADVDGDGDLDLFVGNESGGAYPDALGQTGESTAHASELFLNEGTDERGVPQFREAAAEAGIELAAFVKGVAFGDVEGDGRPDLYVSVLGGPNKLYLNRTEGGRPRFEEAAEAAGVAGPDFSFPVAWFDADGDGRDDLLVVSYDVRHFFETPADAAREALGMEPTAETTRLYLNNGDGTFRDASAEAGLDLPLFGMGLGVGDLDGDGRLDVYVGTGAPELRSLIPNRAFLNRSAPGAPAFEDVTLSSGLGHLQKGHAIAFADVDLDGDEEIYEVMGGAVEGDRALNVLFDGPASDARWLSLTLEGRRANRSAIGARVAVTVRRPDGTTRTLARTVGTGGSFGAGSLTVDLGLGDAEAVEAVTVRWPGGAEESIAGAAPGGRYRVVEGAGRADALDR, from the coding sequence ATGACCTCTGCTCGGCTCGCGCTCCTCATCCTGCTCGCCGCCGCGGCCGCCGGGTGCGACCCGGCGCCGGAGCGGGCAGAGGGGACGCAGCGGATGGCCGACACCCTCGCGGCGCGCGCCGCCGCCGCCGAGGCCGCGCCGATGCCATACTTCGTGCTCAACACGGACAGGGCCGACCGGCTGGAGGCGGCACTCGGCCGGTACCGCGGCGACGACCTCCTCCGCGCCCGGTTCGACCTGGCCCGCGAGCGGCTCCAGGCCGGCGACACCGACGCCGCGATCGCCCAACTGGTCGACCTCGGCGAGCGGGCCGGCGGCGTCGGCGCCCTCGACGGGCCGGCGCGGCCGGTCTACGACCTCCTCGCGACGGCCTACCTCCGGCGCGGCGAGCAGGCCAACTGCCTCGCCAACCACCACGCCGGCGAGGTCTGCGTGCTCCCGTTCCGCGGCGCCGCCGTCCACGACGACCCCGACGGCGCCCGCCGCGCGGCCGACGTGCTGGCGGATCTCCTCGAGGCCGCGCCGACCGACCTCGGCAGCCGGTGGCTCCTCAACGTGGCCCACCACGCGCTCGGCAGCTACCCCGAGGGCGTCCCCGAGGCGTGGCGGATCGACGGGCTCGACGCGCCCGGCGACGCCCGCTGGACCAACGTCGCGCCCCACCGCGGCGCGGCCGTTGACGGCATCTCCGGCGGCGTCTCGGCCGAGGACTTCGACGGCGACGGCGACCCCGACCTCCTCGTCACGAGCTACGGCCTCCGCGACCCGATCCGCTACTTCGAAAACGACGGCGGCCGGTTCGCCGAGCAGACCGAGGCGGCCGGCCTCGGCGGATTGACCGGCGGGCTCAACACGGTCCACGGCGACGTCGACAACGACGGCGACGCCGACGTGCTCGTCCTCCGCGGCGGCTGGTTCGGCGTCGTCGGCGATTGGCCCAACTCGCTGCTCCTCAACGACGGCACGGGCCGGTTCGAGGACGTGACGTACGCGGCCGGCCTCGGCTCCGAGCACCCGACCCAGACGGCCGCCTTCGCCGACGTCGATGGCGACGGCGACCTTGACCTGTTCGTCGGCAACGAGAGCGGCGGGGCCTACCCAGACGCCCTCGGCCAGACCGGCGAGTCGACGGCGCACGCCTCGGAGCTCTTTCTGAACGAAGGGACGGATGAGCGCGGCGTGCCCCAGTTCCGCGAGGCGGCGGCCGAGGCCGGCATCGAGCTGGCGGCGTTTGTCAAGGGCGTGGCCTTCGGCGACGTCGAGGGCGACGGCCGGCCGGACCTCTACGTCAGCGTCCTCGGCGGGCCGAACAAGCTGTACCTCAACCGGACGGAAGGCGGGCGCCCGCGCTTCGAGGAAGCCGCCGAGGCGGCCGGAGTCGCTGGCCCCGACTTCTCGTTCCCCGTCGCCTGGTTCGACGCGGACGGCGACGGCCGCGACGACCTCCTCGTCGTGAGCTACGACGTCCGCCACTTTTTCGAGACGCCCGCCGACGCCGCTCGTGAGGCGCTGGGGATGGAGCCGACGGCCGAAACCACGCGGCTCTACCTCAACAACGGCGACGGTACGTTCCGCGACGCCTCCGCCGAGGCCGGCCTCGACCTCCCCCTCTTCGGGATGGGGCTGGGCGTCGGCGACCTCGACGGGGACGGCCGCCTCGACGTCTACGTGGGCACGGGCGCGCCCGAGCTCCGGTCGCTCATCCCGAACCGCGCGTTCCTCAACCGATCGGCGCCCGGCGCGCCGGCCTTCGAGGACGTCACGCTGTCGTCCGGCCTCGGCCACCTCCAGAAGGGCCACGCGATCGCGTTCGCCGACGTCGACCTCGACGGCGACGAGGAGATCTACGAGGTCATGGGCGGCGCCGTCGAGGGCGACCGCGCGCTCAACGTCCTGTTCGACGGGCCCGCCTCCGACGCCCGCTGGCTGTCGCTGACGCTCGAAGGCCGGCGCGCGAACCGCTCCGCCATCGGTGCGCGCGTCGCCGTCACCGTCCGCCGGCCGGACGGCACGACGCGGACGCTGGCGCGGACGGTCGGCACGGGCGGCAGCTTCGGGGCCGGCTCGCTCACGGTCGACCTCGGCCTCGGCGACGCCGAGGCGGTCGAGGCCGTGACCGTCCGTTGGCCGGGCGGCGCCGAGGAGTCGATCGCGGGCGCCGCGCCGGGCGGGAGGTACCGGGTCGTGGAGGGCGCCGGCCGGGCCGACGCGCTCGACCGCTGA